The following coding sequences lie in one Synergistaceae bacterium genomic window:
- a CDS encoding polysaccharide biosynthesis protein: protein MQNFRQKWQKLSAKKFLVALIDFALLALAVYLGYAIRLGIIIPRYVNDWLHVMFALPSVCVMVFALFGQYGTIWQHAGTEDYTKFLWLYITSILAFLLVNSLLKIAVFPRTSFAISFFAGLFLCGGLRFSWLMTKSIHHKNKSDDKKRLKTLIIGAGEAGAFLARDLMRNGGELMPAGFIDDDEQKTGRHVSGLNVLGSTKDLANIVESQNFQVVLIAIPSANGRKIREIYEILSPYKSVQVRILPSLRELAGGQMSVSRLRKIKLEDLLGREPVRIDLESDMNYIQNKRVLITGAGGSIGSEIVNQVLHNQPSEIFALGHGEQSIYLLMEKLERAGTNIPVHPIIADVADEIAIKNLFDSAKPEVIFHAAAHKHVPLMEFSPREAMRVNDLGTRTIARMAGKYNAQRMVMISTDKAVNPSSVMGATKRLAEKILENEQKNFPETKFMAVRFGNVLGSRGSVIPKFERQISAGGPVTVTDPGMKRYFMLIPEAVSLVIQAGALGHGGELFVLDMGEPVIIREMAELLIRLFGYEPYKDINIIYTGMRPGEKLYEELFYDENAVKSTLHPKIFVSNIKAGEENINPELDTILEYALRNPNEALRLLKNLVPEFHA, encoded by the coding sequence ATGCAGAATTTCCGGCAAAAATGGCAGAAATTATCAGCTAAAAAATTTCTCGTCGCCCTGATAGATTTTGCTTTGCTTGCGTTGGCTGTCTATTTGGGTTATGCAATCAGACTCGGAATAATTATCCCGCGATATGTAAATGATTGGCTTCATGTGATGTTTGCGCTTCCGTCAGTGTGCGTGATGGTCTTTGCGCTTTTCGGCCAGTACGGAACAATTTGGCAGCACGCCGGCACAGAAGATTACACAAAATTTTTATGGCTCTATATCACTTCAATACTTGCATTCTTGCTCGTTAATAGCTTGCTGAAAATTGCTGTATTTCCGCGTACTTCATTTGCGATTTCATTTTTTGCGGGATTATTTCTCTGCGGGGGATTGCGTTTTTCGTGGCTGATGACAAAAAGTATCCATCACAAGAATAAATCTGACGACAAAAAACGCTTGAAGACTCTCATAATCGGAGCAGGCGAGGCGGGGGCGTTCCTTGCAAGAGATTTAATGCGCAACGGCGGTGAACTAATGCCCGCAGGTTTTATCGACGACGACGAACAAAAAACGGGCCGTCATGTATCAGGCTTGAACGTTCTCGGCAGCACAAAAGATTTAGCTAACATAGTAGAGAGTCAAAATTTTCAAGTAGTATTAATCGCAATTCCCAGCGCAAACGGCCGGAAAATACGAGAAATTTACGAAATTTTATCGCCATATAAAAGCGTTCAAGTACGAATCTTGCCGAGTCTAAGAGAGTTAGCGGGCGGTCAAATGTCAGTGTCGAGACTCAGAAAAATTAAACTTGAGGATTTATTAGGGCGTGAACCTGTCAGAATAGATTTAGAGTCAGACATGAATTATATCCAGAATAAACGCGTATTAATTACCGGTGCAGGAGGCTCAATCGGCAGTGAAATAGTTAATCAGGTCTTGCACAATCAACCATCAGAAATTTTTGCGCTCGGACATGGTGAACAGTCAATTTATTTGCTCATGGAAAAACTTGAGAGAGCCGGGACAAATATTCCCGTTCATCCGATAATAGCTGATGTTGCAGACGAGATCGCGATAAAAAATTTATTCGATTCCGCAAAACCTGAAGTAATCTTTCACGCAGCAGCACATAAACACGTGCCATTAATGGAATTTTCTCCGCGTGAGGCAATGCGCGTAAATGATTTAGGGACTCGCACAATTGCAAGAATGGCCGGTAAATATAACGCTCAAAGAATGGTCATGATCTCGACAGACAAAGCCGTGAATCCTTCAAGCGTCATGGGAGCAACAAAGAGACTCGCAGAAAAAATTTTAGAGAACGAACAGAAAAATTTTCCTGAGACAAAATTTATGGCCGTGAGATTTGGCAACGTCTTAGGCAGCCGGGGTAGTGTTATCCCCAAATTTGAACGTCAAATATCAGCTGGAGGGCCTGTAACTGTTACGGATCCCGGTATGAAACGATATTTTATGCTGATTCCCGAAGCAGTGAGTCTCGTTATTCAAGCGGGCGCACTCGGACACGGCGGTGAATTATTTGTGCTTGACATGGGCGAACCTGTAATTATTCGCGAAATGGCCGAATTATTAATACGCTTATTCGGTTATGAGCCGTACAAGGACATAAATATAATTTATACAGGTATGAGACCGGGAGAAAAACTTTACGAAGAATTATTTTATGACGAGAACGCCGTTAAATCGACTCTGCACCCAAAAATTTTTGTCAGCAACATAAAAGCAGGCGAGGAAAATATTAATCCCGAACTTGATACAATTTTAGAGTACGCTTTAAGAAATCCTAACGAGGCATTAAGACTCCTGAAAAATTTAGTGCCTGAATTTCACGCATAA
- the pgsA gene encoding CDP-diacylglycerol--glycerol-3-phosphate 3-phosphatidyltransferase — protein MRSKIFNVPNTLSLIRVFLAPLVLLFLSLRIDTPIKFLPEVSWGDALAATVFIIAALTDTFDGYIARRDNLVTNLGKFIDPLADKVLVVAAMLALIELDRIPAWIVMVIITREFVVTGLRLVAAAEGVVIAASKGGKLKTVCQIIALIMLILNIPYGMAVMWVAMILTVWSGMDYLIKGSKIITG, from the coding sequence ATGCGGTCGAAAATTTTCAACGTTCCTAATACTTTGAGTCTGATTCGGGTATTTCTTGCGCCACTGGTATTGCTATTTTTATCGCTTAGGATTGACACGCCTATAAAATTTTTGCCTGAAGTCAGCTGGGGTGATGCACTTGCTGCGACAGTTTTTATTATTGCTGCACTGACTGATACTTTTGACGGATATATTGCGCGCCGTGATAATCTCGTTACAAATCTTGGGAAATTTATAGATCCCCTTGCTGATAAAGTGCTTGTTGTTGCTGCTATGCTTGCGTTAATTGAGCTCGACAGAATCCCGGCATGGATTGTAATGGTAATAATAACGCGTGAATTTGTTGTTACGGGCTTGAGGCTTGTTGCGGCTGCTGAAGGTGTAGTAATTGCTGCGTCAAAAGGGGGCAAGCTCAAAACAGTTTGTCAGATTATCGCGTTAATTATGTTGATTCTAAATATTCCATATGGTATGGCTGTAATGTGGGTTGCAATGATATTAACTGTCTGGTCGGGAATGGACTATTTAATCAAGGGCAGCAAAATTATAACCGGTTAA
- a CDS encoding DnaJ domain-containing protein, protein MTMQYKDYYKILGVPRDAKVDDIRKAYRKLAKQYHPDINKEPGAEDKYKEINEAYEVLKDPDKREKYDTLGMNWQAGQDFTPPPGWQHVEFNQGSAGDFSDFFNTLFGQSGGGFRDIFSGFTGGKFHQPMKRDIETDLTLSLEDILRGGTYNLKFNNRTLSVRLPKGITDGTQIKLPGKSDGGGDIYVNIHVKQDKNFEISGHDLIRDIKVETWDAVLGRDIQVETLTGNVSVKMPPGIQDGQKLRLRGKGLPKRDGTSGDLYVRVKINIPRHLDSKQKELWQELAKLSYNH, encoded by the coding sequence ATAACCATGCAATATAAAGATTACTATAAAATTTTAGGTGTCCCGCGTGACGCAAAAGTTGACGACATCCGCAAAGCCTACAGAAAGTTAGCAAAACAATATCATCCTGACATCAACAAAGAGCCAGGTGCAGAAGACAAATACAAGGAAATTAACGAGGCTTACGAGGTATTAAAGGATCCCGACAAACGCGAAAAATATGATACTCTCGGAATGAATTGGCAGGCCGGACAAGATTTCACACCTCCTCCGGGATGGCAGCACGTAGAATTTAATCAAGGCAGCGCAGGAGATTTCAGCGACTTTTTTAATACTTTGTTCGGGCAGAGCGGGGGAGGATTCAGAGACATTTTTTCGGGCTTCACCGGCGGAAAATTTCATCAGCCAATGAAACGCGACATTGAGACAGATTTAACGCTCTCACTTGAAGATATTCTCAGGGGCGGGACATATAATCTCAAGTTCAATAACCGCACTCTTAGTGTTCGACTTCCTAAGGGCATTACTGACGGTACGCAGATAAAATTACCCGGTAAAAGCGACGGCGGCGGAGATATTTACGTCAATATTCACGTAAAGCAGGATAAAAATTTTGAGATTTCCGGACATGATTTGATTCGCGATATAAAAGTTGAGACGTGGGACGCTGTACTTGGCCGAGATATTCAAGTTGAGACTCTGACAGGAAATGTAAGCGTTAAAATGCCTCCCGGTATTCAAGACGGACAAAAATTGAGACTCAGAGGCAAGGGACTCCCTAAGCGCGATGGAACTTCAGGAGATTTATACGTGCGTGTGAAAATAAATATTCCGCGTCATTTAGACTCAAAGCAAAAAGAATTATGGCAGGAGCTTGCAAAATTAAGCTATAATCATTAG
- a CDS encoding TRAP transporter large permease subunit, translating into MKRFIYALLTAMLVICLCTSGIFAAEGDSSAWKFDKPINIVCPWGEGGGADSTLRALAKALEESSGIKVNVVNFTGSGGANGAAYTNGQPADGYTFLLGTQSLFIIDIQGGMSFKFKDSFVPVARLVNAINVIAASRKAMEERGYNNFSELREFVQKHPASITVGMLTSTGVDGISFRQAIEGLNVLEVNYPTGAGMNGALKDGQIDLMMTGTDEIGELIAAGEITPLLVLAEKRMSRYPNVESAGELGIKSFLGPERGIFAKKGTPPEAIAALAKAIEDAMKTQTWQNFLENGGYTDRPGFANTADYQKIMDDEYKTFTDMLKPKTPAKKPAAPSTKLAVIGFVMVLILIICLIRKIVIPPIAFILLPTIAALIAGFDPLAVNKFAASGISKMVSTVSLFVFSISFFSLMSEQGVFDPIVNFLIKKAGTNVTLVLLATAAVGIIGHLDGSGATTFIITITAMLPMFKKLKMDNRALMLIICVAIGVMNVCPWGGPTIRAATVLETDPNVLWHRLLPVQGTMLVITFVIAFILSGIQKRRIAKLGLTADDSAAEVKAEEKKSTVPSWLQWFNFILVVAVIAALMFGSFNPAYVFMLALAVSLPLNIKSLKEQNAKLKNYGVAAMSMVVTLFAAGIFTGVLSGTGMLNAMASAVVTVIPPDLGRYTHFIVACFAVPLIMCLGTDSFYFGLLPVVVGIASQFGVNPMDVACVLLVAENVGVMISPLSPAAYLGLGLLEIDVGEHIKYSLPWIWGISLLSIVACIALGVTPL; encoded by the coding sequence GTGAAAAGATTTATTTATGCGTTACTCACTGCAATGCTTGTTATTTGCTTGTGCACGTCGGGAATTTTCGCGGCTGAAGGCGACTCGTCAGCATGGAAATTCGACAAACCCATTAATATCGTATGTCCATGGGGCGAAGGCGGCGGAGCAGATTCTACACTTCGCGCACTTGCAAAAGCTCTCGAGGAATCATCCGGAATCAAAGTCAACGTCGTGAACTTCACAGGCAGCGGCGGTGCAAACGGTGCAGCTTACACAAATGGACAACCAGCAGACGGTTATACATTTTTGCTTGGCACACAGAGTTTATTTATCATTGATATTCAGGGCGGAATGTCGTTCAAGTTCAAAGATTCATTTGTACCCGTTGCAAGACTCGTCAATGCAATTAACGTTATTGCAGCTTCACGCAAAGCAATGGAGGAAAGAGGCTATAATAATTTCTCAGAACTACGCGAATTTGTGCAGAAACATCCGGCAAGTATCACAGTCGGAATGCTCACAAGCACAGGCGTTGACGGAATATCATTCAGACAAGCTATCGAAGGTTTGAACGTTCTTGAAGTAAATTATCCTACGGGCGCAGGTATGAACGGTGCACTCAAAGACGGACAAATTGATTTAATGATGACTGGTACTGATGAAATCGGAGAACTTATCGCAGCAGGAGAAATTACGCCGTTGTTAGTCCTCGCAGAAAAAAGAATGTCGCGCTATCCAAATGTAGAGTCAGCTGGCGAACTCGGCATTAAATCATTCTTGGGGCCCGAAAGAGGAATCTTCGCGAAAAAAGGTACTCCCCCCGAAGCAATAGCAGCACTTGCAAAAGCTATCGAGGACGCAATGAAGACTCAAACGTGGCAAAATTTCTTAGAAAATGGCGGCTACACTGATAGACCCGGATTCGCGAACACTGCCGATTATCAAAAAATTATGGACGACGAGTATAAAACTTTTACTGACATGCTCAAGCCCAAGACTCCCGCAAAGAAACCCGCAGCACCTTCTACAAAACTTGCTGTAATAGGCTTTGTGATGGTGTTAATTCTTATAATCTGCTTGATTCGTAAAATTGTAATTCCTCCGATCGCATTTATTTTATTGCCGACGATTGCCGCACTTATTGCAGGTTTTGACCCGTTAGCAGTGAATAAATTTGCAGCCTCTGGAATCTCAAAAATGGTCTCAACTGTCTCGCTGTTTGTGTTCTCGATTTCGTTCTTCTCGTTAATGAGCGAGCAGGGAGTATTTGATCCGATAGTCAATTTCTTAATCAAGAAGGCCGGAACAAATGTAACACTTGTTTTGCTTGCAACTGCTGCAGTAGGAATTATCGGACACCTTGACGGCTCAGGAGCTACGACATTTATAATTACGATTACTGCAATGCTTCCGATGTTCAAGAAATTGAAAATGGATAACCGCGCATTAATGTTAATAATCTGCGTTGCAATAGGAGTCATGAACGTCTGTCCGTGGGGAGGCCCGACGATAAGAGCTGCTACAGTTTTAGAGACGGATCCCAATGTTTTATGGCATAGATTATTACCGGTTCAGGGTACAATGTTAGTTATTACGTTCGTAATAGCGTTTATTCTCAGCGGCATTCAGAAGAGAAGAATCGCAAAACTCGGACTCACAGCAGATGACTCAGCAGCCGAGGTAAAAGCAGAAGAGAAAAAATCAACTGTTCCGAGCTGGCTTCAGTGGTTTAATTTCATTCTTGTTGTTGCAGTAATTGCGGCTTTGATGTTCGGGAGCTTCAATCCTGCATATGTATTCATGCTTGCGTTGGCTGTATCGTTACCGTTGAATATTAAATCACTCAAGGAACAGAACGCGAAATTAAAGAATTACGGTGTTGCAGCTATGTCAATGGTCGTTACGTTATTTGCCGCAGGAATCTTCACGGGAGTATTAAGCGGTACAGGAATGCTTAACGCGATGGCAAGCGCAGTTGTTACGGTAATTCCGCCTGATTTAGGACGCTATACACATTTTATAGTTGCATGTTTTGCAGTGCCGTTAATTATGTGCTTAGGTACGGACTCATTCTATTTTGGATTGCTGCCCGTCGTTGTAGGAATCGCGTCGCAGTTCGGAGTGAATCCGATGGATGTTGCGTGCGTCTTGTTAGTTGCTGAGAACGTCGGAGTCATGATTTCCCCGTTATCGCCTGCTGCATATTTAGGCTTAGGACTTCTTGAAATTGACGTAGGCGAACACATTAAATACTCGCTTCCGTGGATTTGGGGCATAAGTTTATTATCAATAGTAGCGTGCATAGCATTAGGAGTTACTCCGCTATAA
- the garR gene encoding 2-hydroxy-3-oxopropionate reductase has product MKIGFIGLGIMGKPMAKNLIKAGHELTVYNRSRASVDEVVAFSQGKAKAAEKASDVAKGAELVLTMLPNSPHVKSVMLTDDKVAEHMEKGAVFIDMSSINPLASREIANELSKFGIEMLDAPVSGGEPKAIDGTLSFMVGGKKEIFTRFEPVLKAMGSSVVLCGDIGAGNVTKLCNQAIVAINIAAVSEALMLGKKAGVNPEAIYQAIRGGLAGSVVMDAKAPMIMDRNFKPGFRIDLHIKDLANVMDSARAVDAPMPLTAQVAEMMKILHGDNNGSLDHSALALVYEKMANTQITRG; this is encoded by the coding sequence ATGAAAATCGGATTTATCGGACTCGGCATTATGGGCAAACCTATGGCAAAAAATTTAATCAAGGCCGGGCATGAGTTAACAGTTTATAACAGGAGCCGCGCTTCAGTTGATGAGGTCGTCGCATTCTCACAGGGTAAAGCAAAAGCAGCCGAGAAAGCCTCTGATGTTGCAAAGGGTGCAGAACTCGTTTTAACAATGCTGCCTAATTCACCTCACGTTAAAAGCGTTATGCTCACTGATGATAAAGTCGCCGAACACATGGAAAAAGGCGCAGTTTTTATCGATATGTCGTCGATTAACCCTCTTGCAAGCAGAGAAATTGCAAACGAACTCTCAAAATTTGGAATCGAAATGCTTGACGCTCCTGTATCAGGCGGAGAACCTAAAGCTATAGACGGCACATTAAGTTTCATGGTTGGAGGCAAGAAAGAAATTTTCACGCGCTTTGAACCGGTCTTAAAGGCTATGGGCTCAAGTGTAGTTCTTTGCGGCGATATCGGAGCGGGCAATGTTACGAAATTATGTAATCAAGCGATAGTTGCTATAAATATTGCGGCAGTGAGTGAGGCTCTAATGCTCGGCAAGAAAGCGGGCGTAAATCCTGAAGCAATTTATCAAGCTATAAGGGGCGGGCTTGCAGGCTCTGTCGTGATGGACGCAAAAGCACCCATGATTATGGACAGAAATTTTAAGCCTGGATTCAGAATCGATTTGCACATAAAAGATTTAGCTAACGTTATGGACTCTGCCCGCGCGGTTGATGCTCCTATGCCGTTAACTGCACAGGTTGCGGAAATGATGAAGATTTTACACGGCGATAATAACGGAAGTCTTGATCACAGTGCATTAGCTCTCGTTTATGAGAAAATGGCGAACACGCAAATTACACGCGGATAA
- a CDS encoding putative Ig domain-containing protein yields the protein MLLSLSRTIKKFPSDKFKIQIIFAPLDNLVNGTDNYTARNFDFTIKAAPVLLIPGMFDKAEKTFGIIAKSKLGIYGSLLANGFDKKYIHWWNYDQSKGPNELIDNNCDFFEKLTSIFAQYFNEGILCTKVDIIAHGMGGLIARKFLSEETKDEFDNNNWGNNWSAYSYKQGMVRRLITVAAPHLGTPWADGPYRKNFITVMYNALLTGTFNGNHPFAEAWIKPFTVLVNGVIETAKLAFGNNKDSAWAELTTTTPRSYGLPANVPMHSMIGSMFWENSFLNAYNSIAKMVETKTGAIVDMSNMPSLIIGIVKQYVTAQIKSIKEDGAANALKKRLKRLKLANKILGPLALAYEIPSYMRTVVDVMTMIYFNGQPNDLIVGHNSAGGDGKINLTVYENTAGDITDSNPLDDKSDRYAHWSICRQNDVGNQIASLLKGSSENFTTFDTEQYESAPPASTTAATADLPDDIDNLGTFKFVDTLNLKIEPQILRVSDNSTVKITLTSEHPIKGDIFCVFANNDEDNRFFKLPSNGTGKNFSAEFKAADLFMSMDKGIIEFTCLSFISGDSGITGAYVSNTVNVLSRADFDLSNKNIVSLDFLGETTICTSLNDEIPAGLYAIDDEGNYYDISSPLNGTQWTSTEIARVNDNGCIYGLQEGSTELTANFKGVTASINVVVGPAIEYDNEDSTPPQISTSTLDNAHTGKSYNFQLKASGSGTITWQIKSGSLPEGLNLSESGLISGKPSKAGTYKFTVTASNGNESDSKEFAIIVTSSGASLEITTETLKAGTHKKNYSATIKAKGANNFTASGLPEGLNISATGKISGKPSEYGNFNVIITASNANESTQKSFSLVIKPVAPKISAKISTGRVHEEYSTILTISKGSNPVKWSVDYLPEGLTLNSETGKISGKPTQFFKGKINITASNDAGITNKSMTLKIDADKPAITSITHDGRSAAVKGQSYSISCEGTGTTPLIWSFTGLPEGMTGDSSTGKISGTPTESGKFKISVELTNMTGKIKRKKYTLIVYNPPAITTENLPDATYNNSYKFLLTARDQQNF from the coding sequence TTGCTCCTGAGTCTTTCCCGAACAATAAAAAAATTTCCGTCCGATAAATTCAAGATTCAAATAATATTTGCTCCACTTGATAATTTAGTGAATGGAACGGATAATTATACTGCTAGAAATTTTGATTTTACAATAAAAGCTGCTCCCGTTCTGTTAATTCCTGGAATGTTCGATAAAGCAGAAAAAACTTTCGGTATAATTGCAAAATCGAAATTAGGCATATATGGCAGTCTCCTTGCAAACGGCTTTGACAAAAAATATATACACTGGTGGAACTATGACCAGTCAAAGGGGCCTAATGAGCTTATTGATAATAACTGTGATTTTTTCGAGAAATTAACAAGTATATTTGCTCAATATTTTAATGAAGGAATACTCTGCACAAAAGTTGATATTATTGCTCACGGGATGGGCGGACTTATAGCGCGAAAATTTTTAAGCGAGGAGACAAAAGACGAATTTGACAACAACAACTGGGGTAATAACTGGTCTGCATATTCATATAAACAAGGCATGGTCAGGAGGCTTATTACTGTAGCAGCTCCTCATTTGGGAACACCTTGGGCGGACGGGCCGTACAGAAAAAATTTCATCACTGTAATGTATAATGCTCTGCTGACTGGTACATTTAACGGCAATCATCCGTTTGCTGAAGCATGGATAAAACCGTTTACAGTTCTAGTTAATGGAGTGATTGAGACAGCAAAGCTCGCTTTTGGCAATAATAAAGACAGTGCATGGGCAGAACTCACGACAACAACTCCGCGCAGTTATGGACTTCCTGCAAATGTTCCTATGCACTCGATGATAGGCTCAATGTTTTGGGAGAACAGTTTTCTAAATGCCTATAATTCTATTGCAAAGATGGTTGAGACAAAAACGGGCGCGATTGTTGACATGAGTAATATGCCGTCATTAATAATCGGTATAGTAAAACAATATGTTACAGCACAAATAAAAAGTATCAAGGAGGACGGAGCAGCTAATGCACTCAAGAAAAGACTCAAACGTTTAAAACTTGCAAACAAAATTTTAGGGCCGTTAGCTCTTGCATATGAAATTCCGTCATATATGCGTACAGTTGTCGACGTGATGACAATGATATATTTTAACGGACAGCCTAATGATTTAATTGTAGGTCATAACAGTGCTGGCGGAGACGGAAAAATAAATCTCACAGTATATGAGAATACAGCAGGTGATATAACAGACTCGAATCCATTAGATGATAAAAGCGATAGATACGCTCACTGGTCAATATGCAGACAAAACGATGTAGGTAATCAAATTGCTTCACTGCTCAAGGGGTCAAGTGAAAATTTTACTACATTTGATACGGAGCAATACGAGTCAGCACCGCCCGCATCAACGACAGCTGCAACGGCCGATTTACCTGATGACATAGATAATTTAGGAACATTTAAATTTGTTGATACGCTTAATTTGAAGATTGAGCCTCAAATTTTGAGAGTCAGCGATAACAGCACCGTAAAAATTACACTCACGAGCGAACATCCCATAAAAGGCGATATATTTTGCGTCTTTGCTAATAATGATGAAGATAATAGATTCTTCAAGCTGCCGAGTAATGGCACAGGGAAAAATTTTTCTGCTGAATTTAAAGCGGCTGATCTCTTTATGAGCATGGACAAGGGTATAATAGAGTTTACATGTTTATCGTTTATTTCAGGTGATTCAGGCATTACAGGAGCATACGTGTCAAATACTGTAAATGTTCTCTCGCGCGCTGACTTTGACTTGAGCAATAAAAATATCGTGAGTCTTGATTTTCTCGGCGAGACAACAATTTGTACAAGCCTAAATGATGAAATCCCCGCAGGACTCTACGCGATTGACGACGAAGGAAATTATTACGACATTTCATCGCCATTAAACGGCACGCAATGGACATCAACGGAAATTGCAAGAGTGAACGATAACGGCTGTATTTACGGACTTCAAGAGGGCAGCACAGAATTAACAGCAAATTTTAAAGGTGTAACAGCGTCAATAAATGTTGTAGTCGGCCCTGCAATTGAATATGATAATGAAGACTCTACACCGCCGCAAATTTCAACAAGCACACTCGACAACGCACACACCGGAAAATCTTATAATTTCCAGCTAAAAGCGTCAGGATCAGGCACTATAACATGGCAGATAAAATCGGGTTCACTTCCTGAAGGCTTGAATCTCAGCGAGTCAGGACTCATCAGCGGCAAACCGTCAAAGGCAGGCACTTATAAATTTACTGTTACAGCCTCAAACGGTAATGAATCGGACTCTAAAGAATTTGCAATAATAGTTACGTCATCAGGAGCTTCACTCGAAATCACAACAGAGACTCTCAAGGCCGGCACTCACAAGAAAAATTACAGCGCAACTATCAAAGCTAAGGGAGCAAATAACTTCACAGCGTCGGGACTCCCTGAAGGCTTGAATATTTCAGCAACGGGCAAAATTTCCGGCAAACCTTCAGAGTACGGCAATTTTAACGTAATAATAACGGCCTCTAACGCTAATGAATCGACACAAAAAAGTTTTTCACTCGTAATAAAACCTGTCGCGCCAAAAATTTCCGCAAAAATATCAACAGGCCGAGTCCATGAAGAATATTCTACAATTTTGACAATTTCTAAAGGTTCTAACCCTGTCAAATGGAGCGTCGATTATTTACCGGAAGGCTTGACTCTTAACTCTGAGACAGGGAAAATTTCAGGAAAACCGACTCAATTTTTCAAGGGCAAAATAAATATTACTGCCTCAAATGACGCAGGAATCACAAATAAATCAATGACTCTAAAAATTGACGCAGACAAGCCCGCGATAACTTCAATTACTCATGACGGAAGATCAGCAGCCGTAAAAGGTCAAAGCTATTCTATTTCATGTGAAGGAACAGGGACAACGCCGTTAATATGGTCATTTACGGGACTTCCTGAAGGCATGACAGGAGACTCAAGCACCGGCAAAATTTCAGGAACACCGACAGAGTCAGGAAAATTCAAAATTTCTGTCGAGCTTACGAACATGACCGGCAAAATTAAGCGCAAAAAATATACTTTGATTGTGTATAATCCTCCTGCAATTACAACTGAAAATTTACCCGACGCAACATATAATAATTCTTATAAATTCTTACTCACAGCGCGAGACCAGCAAAATTTTTAA
- a CDS encoding ABC transporter ATP-binding protein: MLSIKNLNVNYGAIHAVRNVSLEINYGEIVTLIGANGAGKSSVIRAIMGLVKSQADSMIYTSPRDNKSVSLISKPAETHVQLGISLSPEGRRILPQLTVEENLNLGAYIRNDPQEIAEDMNYVYSLFPRLKERRRQKGGTLSGGEQQMLAVARALMSRPDLLMLDEPSLGLAPILVDEVFDVIRTINSQGKTILLVEQNAFAALKVAHKAYVLEVGAVSLSGTGAELLNNPEVKAAYLGG; this comes from the coding sequence ATGTTGTCGATAAAAAATTTGAATGTCAATTACGGAGCTATTCACGCCGTCAGAAATGTATCGCTCGAAATAAATTACGGCGAAATTGTAACGTTAATCGGCGCAAATGGTGCAGGAAAATCGAGCGTCATACGTGCAATAATGGGACTCGTAAAATCTCAAGCTGACTCAATGATTTATACTTCTCCTCGCGATAATAAATCAGTCTCGTTAATCAGCAAACCGGCAGAGACTCACGTGCAGTTAGGAATATCATTAAGTCCTGAAGGCCGGCGAATCTTACCGCAATTAACAGTCGAAGAAAATTTGAATCTCGGCGCATACATCCGCAATGACCCGCAAGAAATTGCAGAAGATATGAATTATGTATATTCATTATTTCCGAGACTCAAGGAACGGCGCAGACAGAAGGGCGGCACACTTTCAGGAGGAGAGCAGCAGATGTTAGCAGTAGCACGCGCATTAATGAGTCGTCCTGATTTGCTGATGCTTGATGAACCTTCACTAGGACTCGCGCCGATTTTAGTTGATGAAGTCTTTGATGTCATACGCACAATTAATTCGCAGGGGAAAACGATTTTATTAGTCGAGCAGAACGCATTTGCAGCGTTAAAAGTTGCTCACAAAGCATATGTTCTCGAAGTAGGAGCGGTGAGTCTTTCGGGTACAGGTGCGGAATTGTTGAATAATCCCGAAGTAAAAGCGGCGTATTTAGGCGGTTAA